A stretch of Dyella sp. BiH032 DNA encodes these proteins:
- the secF gene encoding protein translocase subunit SecF, whose translation MEIFNHNANVNFLGMRKVSIGIAVLLMLVSIALIATRGLNYGLDFTGGISAEVSYQQPVAVSDVREALAKAGMEHAVVQSLGGTKEVSIRMQPTAAMKDAQGRVNLDQVSAVVSKALQAARPDALLKSRSSVSSQVGDELRSDGTVAAVFVILGIGLYLWVRFERRFAVAALATEVHDVLVTLGVLAITGREFDLTVLASVLAVIGYSINDKVVVFDRIRELFRLARKAEPVEVLNRSINSTLSRTIITSLFTAITMAALYFIGGSVVQGFAITMLIGILVGTLSSIFVASPILLWLGVSKKDLMPQTKENPELARRP comes from the coding sequence ATGGAAATCTTCAACCACAACGCCAACGTCAACTTCCTGGGGATGCGCAAGGTCAGCATCGGCATCGCCGTGCTGCTCATGCTCGTTTCGATCGCCTTGATCGCCACGCGCGGGCTGAACTACGGCCTGGACTTCACCGGCGGTATTTCCGCCGAGGTGAGCTACCAGCAGCCGGTGGCCGTGTCCGACGTCCGCGAGGCGCTGGCCAAGGCGGGCATGGAACACGCCGTCGTGCAGAGCCTGGGCGGCACCAAGGAGGTCTCGATCCGCATGCAGCCGACCGCGGCGATGAAGGACGCGCAGGGCAGGGTGAACCTGGACCAGGTCTCCGCCGTGGTCAGCAAGGCCCTGCAGGCGGCGCGTCCGGACGCATTGCTCAAGAGCCGCTCTTCAGTGAGTTCGCAGGTCGGCGACGAGCTGCGCAGCGACGGTACCGTGGCCGCGGTGTTCGTGATTCTCGGCATCGGCCTGTACCTGTGGGTCCGCTTCGAGCGCCGCTTCGCCGTCGCCGCCCTGGCGACCGAAGTGCACGACGTGCTGGTCACCCTGGGCGTGCTGGCGATCACCGGGCGCGAGTTCGACCTCACCGTACTGGCCTCGGTACTAGCGGTGATCGGCTACTCGATCAACGACAAGGTGGTGGTGTTCGACCGTATCCGCGAGCTGTTCCGCCTGGCCCGCAAGGCCGAGCCGGTGGAAGTCCTCAACCGTTCGATCAACAGCACGCTGTCGCGAACCATCATCACTTCGCTGTTCACTGCCATCACCATGGCGGCGCTGTATTTCATCGGCGGCTCGGTGGTGCAGGGCTTCGCCATCACCATGCTGATCGGCATCCTGGTCGGTACGCTCTCGTCCATCTTCGTGGCCAGCCCGATCCTGCTGTGGCTCGGCGTCTCCAAGAAGGACCTGATGCCGCAGACCAAGGAGAACCCGGAGCTGGCGCGGCGTCCGTGA
- the secD gene encoding protein translocase subunit SecD, which produces MSDFPRWRYFLVAIVLALGIVYALPNVFLPQPAVQVTANRNGVVDQALEQKALGALKQQNIAYQSVELKNDHLLVSFGNADVQKSAGDAIKAALGDDYTVAFNLRSTVPHWLSMIGARSMPLGLDLQGGVHFLMEVDQNDVVDKQETRYADDIRSLLREKNIRYDSVSRNAVRGQGVAVILRSAEDRTAAANAIAAEYPDLSTQDGQVTGDRFVLNAVLRPDKLREISLNAVRQNLGTLRNRINALGVSEPIIQQQGDSRIIVELAGVQDTAEAKKLIGATATLEYRAGYGTPQQAADAARTGSVPPDARLYKDRDGRPILLSKKIIVTGDQLVDAASGADQQSGSPMVSVTLNAAGAKKMLDFTTSNVGKPMGVVYVERVVETKVVDGKEVRTPKITEEVINYATINGVFGKNFQTTGLRSAKEASELALLLKGGSLAAPIDIVEERVIGPSLGQDNIEKGMKAVLIGLGLVLLAAAIYYKLFGLVADVALFFNLVILLAVMSMVGVTLTMPGIAGIVLTLGMAIDANVLICERVREELRNGSTPLASIRAGYEKAWATILDANVTHLIAALALTTMGSGPIRGFGVTLLIGILTSMFTSVTVTHAITALIHGGRKLKTLSV; this is translated from the coding sequence ATGAGTGATTTTCCACGCTGGAGATATTTCCTGGTTGCCATCGTATTGGCGCTGGGCATCGTTTACGCGTTGCCGAACGTGTTCCTGCCGCAGCCGGCGGTACAGGTCACGGCCAACCGCAACGGGGTGGTCGACCAGGCGCTCGAGCAGAAGGCGCTGGGTGCGCTCAAGCAGCAGAACATCGCCTACCAGAGCGTCGAGCTGAAGAACGACCACCTGCTGGTGAGCTTCGGCAACGCCGACGTGCAGAAGAGCGCGGGCGACGCCATCAAGGCCGCGCTGGGCGACGACTACACGGTGGCGTTCAACCTCAGGTCGACGGTGCCGCACTGGCTGTCCATGATCGGCGCGCGCTCGATGCCGCTGGGCCTGGACCTGCAGGGCGGTGTGCACTTCCTGATGGAAGTGGACCAGAACGACGTGGTCGACAAGCAGGAGACGCGCTACGCGGACGACATCCGCAGCCTGCTGCGCGAGAAGAACATCCGCTACGACTCGGTCAGCCGCAACGCCGTGCGCGGCCAGGGCGTGGCCGTGATCCTGCGCTCGGCGGAAGACCGCACCGCGGCCGCCAATGCCATCGCCGCCGAGTATCCGGACCTGTCCACGCAGGACGGCCAGGTGACCGGCGACCGTTTCGTGCTCAACGCGGTGCTGCGTCCCGACAAGCTGCGCGAGATCTCCCTCAACGCCGTGCGCCAGAACCTGGGCACGCTGCGCAACCGCATCAACGCGCTGGGCGTGTCCGAGCCGATCATCCAGCAGCAGGGCGATAGCCGCATCATCGTCGAGCTGGCCGGCGTGCAGGACACCGCCGAAGCCAAGAAGCTGATCGGCGCCACCGCCACGCTGGAATACCGCGCCGGCTACGGCACGCCGCAACAGGCCGCGGATGCCGCGCGCACCGGCAGCGTGCCGCCGGATGCGCGCCTGTATAAGGACCGCGATGGACGCCCGATCCTGCTGAGCAAGAAGATCATCGTTACCGGCGACCAGCTGGTCGATGCCGCTTCCGGCGCCGACCAGCAGAGCGGTTCGCCGATGGTGTCGGTGACGCTCAACGCCGCGGGCGCCAAGAAGATGCTCGACTTCACCACCAGCAACGTCGGCAAGCCGATGGGCGTGGTGTACGTCGAGCGCGTGGTCGAGACCAAGGTGGTGGACGGAAAGGAAGTGCGCACGCCGAAGATCACCGAGGAAGTGATCAACTACGCCACCATCAACGGCGTGTTCGGCAAGAACTTCCAGACCACCGGTCTGCGTAGTGCGAAGGAGGCTTCCGAGCTGGCGCTGCTGCTGAAGGGCGGTTCGCTGGCCGCGCCGATCGATATCGTCGAGGAGCGCGTGATCGGTCCGAGCCTGGGCCAGGACAACATCGAGAAGGGCATGAAGGCCGTGCTGATCGGCCTGGGCCTGGTGCTGCTGGCCGCGGCCATCTACTACAAGCTGTTCGGACTGGTGGCTGACGTCGCGCTGTTCTTCAACCTGGTGATCCTGCTGGCGGTCATGTCGATGGTCGGCGTCACGCTGACCATGCCCGGCATCGCCGGTATCGTGCTGACCCTCGGCATGGCGATCGACGCGAACGTGCTGATCTGCGAACGCGTGCGCGAGGAACTGCGCAACGGCTCCACGCCGCTGGCGTCGATCCGCGCCGGCTACGAGAAGGCCTGGGCGACCATCCTGGACGCCAACGTCACCCACCTGATCGCCGCGCTGGCGCTGACCACGATGGGCTCCGGCCCGATCCGCGGCTTCGGCGTGACGCTGCTGATCGGCATCCTGACCTCGATGTTCACCTCGGTCACCGTGACCCACGCGATCACCGCGCTGATCCACGGCGGTCGCAAGCTCAAGACGCTGTCGGTCTGA
- a CDS encoding TonB-dependent receptor gives MSFRSLNRGYLLRHTALAAALAMGMAGTAFAQSTVGGIYGQAEPGDTVTVTSNSGLTRTVPVDASGKYQVNNLPIGTYTVALQKGGATVDTRSDVAIKVSGNTEVSFASKTNASSLSAVTVTANALPAIDVTGVDSRTVITSQQLAKLPLARSAEAIALLAPGAVQGSGFFTGPGGQQLVSFGGASVVENAYYINGMNVTDPLSGMGGIDLPYGSIEQQETLTGGYSAAFGRSDGGVINMVGKRGTNEWHFGGQILWTPEALRADPENIRLRNGKLYQYRNDNKGTNTIASAYVGGPLIKDKLFMFASVEGNKTDDKAVNSVASGTELRRHFSDPSWYAKLDWNITDSHILELTSASTKHNYNGNVYAYDNDTNQRGDYLNQDTPSKTSANMWIAKYTGYITDSLTISAQYGKQKTDLYTALGSDFNAGLINVLSPDQQNPALNGGSSTGIGNTQTVLTTTDPSHQTKGANYRFDVTYVLGDHTITAGIDNQRTQDLNDGDYIPTNAGYAWEYNHRANPNSPIAQDAAGNPVVDAPGSYPGGATGYYVAQYFFRTAASVRVEQRAQYIEDTWQINDRWMVKMGLRNDQFTNYNSDGEPYIRQTKPQWAPRLGFSWDVNGDSSFKVYGNAGRYYLAMPTSVALRGASGSYYTRVFYTYTGIDPATGYPTGLTPINTAKGPGAPYSENNEYGQSPDPATVTAKNLKAQYQDEFILGFDKRLNDSWNYGAKATYRVLRNIIDDTCNTDLFEAKAAEQGIDTTNLRGCYFFNPGRGAVFQLPDGKGGYGQLQISSKDFEYPKPKRDYYALNLYLDHPFDGKWQGRIDYVYSRSYGNSEGQVKSNIGQGDIAATTDWDYPSLMVYSGGLLHNDRKHQLKAYGSYQVTPEWMVGGVVSLASGAPYDCLDFYGPNAESPAYDGPYYHWCNGKPSPSGSAGRLPWQKTVSLNVQYRPAFADHKLAFTADVFNIFDSQNETYVYEYNLGASYRRPRGFTTPRYVRFGMTYDF, from the coding sequence ATGAGTTTTCGATCGTTGAATCGCGGTTATCTGCTGCGCCATACCGCGTTGGCGGCTGCCCTCGCGATGGGCATGGCCGGCACGGCCTTCGCTCAGTCGACCGTCGGCGGCATCTACGGCCAGGCCGAGCCTGGCGATACGGTCACCGTCACCAGCAACTCGGGCCTGACCCGTACCGTGCCGGTCGATGCTTCCGGCAAGTACCAGGTGAACAATCTCCCGATTGGTACGTACACCGTGGCCCTGCAGAAGGGGGGCGCCACCGTGGACACTCGCTCCGACGTGGCCATCAAGGTGAGCGGCAACACCGAAGTCTCGTTTGCGAGCAAGACGAACGCTTCCTCGCTGTCGGCCGTGACCGTGACGGCGAACGCGCTGCCGGCGATCGACGTTACTGGCGTCGACTCGCGCACCGTGATCACCTCGCAGCAGCTGGCCAAGCTGCCGCTGGCGCGCTCGGCGGAAGCCATCGCGCTGCTGGCGCCGGGCGCTGTGCAGGGTAGCGGCTTCTTCACTGGCCCGGGCGGCCAGCAGCTCGTGTCGTTCGGTGGTGCGTCGGTCGTCGAGAACGCCTACTACATCAACGGCATGAACGTGACCGATCCGTTGAGCGGCATGGGCGGCATCGATCTGCCGTACGGCTCGATCGAGCAGCAGGAAACGCTGACCGGCGGTTACAGCGCCGCGTTCGGCCGTTCTGACGGCGGCGTGATCAACATGGTGGGCAAGCGCGGCACCAACGAGTGGCACTTCGGCGGACAGATTCTGTGGACGCCCGAGGCCCTGCGCGCCGACCCGGAAAACATCCGCCTGCGCAACGGTAAGCTCTACCAGTACCGCAATGACAACAAGGGCACGAACACCATCGCCAGTGCCTATGTCGGCGGTCCGCTGATCAAGGACAAGCTGTTCATGTTCGCGTCGGTGGAAGGCAACAAGACCGACGATAAGGCTGTCAACTCGGTCGCGTCGGGCACCGAACTGCGTCGCCACTTCAGCGACCCGAGCTGGTACGCCAAGCTGGACTGGAACATCACCGACAGCCACATCCTCGAGCTGACCAGCGCGTCGACGAAGCACAATTACAACGGCAACGTCTACGCTTACGACAACGACACCAACCAGCGCGGCGACTACCTGAATCAGGACACGCCCAGCAAGACTTCGGCGAACATGTGGATCGCCAAGTACACCGGCTACATCACTGACAGCTTGACCATCAGTGCTCAGTACGGCAAGCAGAAGACCGACCTGTATACGGCCCTGGGCAGTGACTTCAATGCCGGTCTCATCAACGTCCTCAGTCCCGATCAGCAGAACCCGGCACTGAACGGCGGCAGCAGTACCGGTATCGGCAATACGCAGACCGTGTTGACCACCACCGACCCGTCGCATCAGACCAAGGGTGCGAACTACCGTTTCGACGTCACCTACGTCCTCGGCGATCACACGATCACCGCCGGTATCGACAACCAGCGCACGCAGGACCTGAACGACGGCGATTACATCCCGACCAATGCCGGCTATGCCTGGGAATACAACCATCGCGCGAACCCCAATTCGCCGATTGCTCAGGACGCCGCCGGCAATCCCGTGGTCGATGCCCCCGGCAGCTACCCCGGCGGTGCGACGGGCTACTACGTTGCTCAGTACTTCTTCCGTACCGCAGCTTCGGTCCGCGTGGAACAGCGCGCGCAGTACATCGAAGACACCTGGCAGATCAACGACCGCTGGATGGTCAAGATGGGTCTGCGCAACGACCAGTTCACCAACTACAACAGCGATGGCGAGCCCTACATTCGCCAGACCAAGCCGCAGTGGGCGCCTCGCCTCGGCTTCAGCTGGGACGTGAATGGCGATTCCAGCTTCAAGGTCTACGGCAACGCGGGTCGCTATTACCTCGCCATGCCGACCAGCGTGGCGCTGCGTGGTGCTTCCGGCTCGTATTACACCCGCGTGTTCTACACCTACACGGGCATCGATCCGGCCACCGGCTATCCGACCGGCCTGACCCCGATCAATACGGCCAAGGGCCCGGGCGCTCCTTACTCGGAGAACAACGAGTACGGTCAGTCCCCCGATCCGGCCACCGTGACGGCGAAGAACCTGAAGGCGCAGTACCAGGACGAGTTCATCCTGGGCTTCGACAAGAGGCTCAACGACTCGTGGAACTACGGTGCCAAGGCGACCTATCGCGTCCTGCGCAACATCATCGATGACACCTGCAACACCGACCTCTTCGAAGCGAAGGCGGCCGAGCAGGGCATCGATACCACCAACCTGCGCGGTTGCTACTTCTTCAACCCGGGTCGCGGTGCGGTGTTCCAGCTGCCGGACGGCAAGGGCGGCTACGGCCAGCTGCAGATCAGCTCCAAGGACTTCGAATATCCGAAGCCCAAGCGCGACTACTACGCGTTGAACCTGTACCTGGATCATCCGTTCGACGGCAAGTGGCAGGGTCGCATCGACTACGTCTACTCGCGCTCCTACGGCAACTCCGAAGGTCAGGTGAAGTCCAACATCGGTCAGGGCGACATCGCTGCTACGACCGACTGGGATTACCCGTCGCTCATGGTGTACTCCGGCGGCCTGCTGCATAACGACCGCAAGCACCAGCTGAAGGCCTATGGCAGCTACCAGGTCACGCCTGAGTGGATGGTCGGCGGTGTCGTCTCGCTGGCTTCGGGTGCGCCGTACGATTGCTTGGACTTCTACGGCCCCAATGCCGAGTCGCCCGCGTACGATGGTCCGTACTACCACTGGTGCAATGGCAAGCCGTCGCCCTCGGGCTCGGCCGGTCGCCTGCCGTGGCAGAAGACGGTGTCGCTCAACGTTCAGTACCGTCCGGCGTTCGCCGATCACAAGCTCGCCTTCACGGCTGACGTGTTCAACATCTTCGACTCGCAGAACGAGACCTACGTGTACGAGTACAACCTGGGCGCGAGCTATCGCCGTCCGCGCGGCTTCACCACGCCGCGGTACGTCCGCTTCGGTATGACGTACGACTTCTAA
- the tgt gene encoding tRNA guanosine(34) transglycosylase Tgt, with amino-acid sequence MTSLRFDISATDGAARRGRLTFARGTVETPAFMPVGTYGSVKAMTPRDLLEIGAEMILGNTFHLYLRPGLEIVEQFGGLHRFIGWDKPILTDSGGFQVFSLAHKRKITEEGVTFASPVDGSKVFLSPEESMRIQKTLDSDVVMIFDECTPYPATEKVAATSMELSLRWAERSRQAFDDLRNPNSLFGIVQGSVYENLRRRSAEGLVGIGFDGYAVGGLAVGEPEVERNHTLDFTVPLLPADKPRYLMGVGRPEDIVEAVRRGIDMFDCVMPTRNARNGFLFTAEGTLRIRNAKYAMDTRVIEEGCDCYACASGFSRAYLRHLDRCNEILASQLATMHNLRHYQRLMAGLREAIAAGGLDDFVAAFYARRARPEG; translated from the coding sequence ATGACTTCCCTTCGTTTCGATATCTCCGCCACCGACGGCGCGGCCCGGCGTGGCCGCCTCACCTTTGCCCGCGGCACCGTGGAAACCCCGGCGTTCATGCCCGTGGGCACCTATGGCTCGGTGAAGGCCATGACGCCGCGCGATCTGCTCGAGATCGGCGCGGAAATGATCCTCGGCAATACGTTTCACCTTTACCTGCGCCCAGGCCTGGAGATCGTCGAGCAGTTCGGCGGCCTGCACCGCTTCATCGGCTGGGACAAGCCGATCCTCACCGACTCGGGCGGCTTCCAGGTGTTCTCGCTGGCGCACAAACGGAAGATCACCGAAGAGGGCGTGACCTTCGCCTCGCCGGTGGACGGCTCCAAGGTGTTCCTTTCGCCCGAGGAGTCAATGCGGATCCAGAAGACGCTGGATTCCGACGTGGTGATGATCTTCGACGAATGCACGCCGTACCCGGCCACTGAAAAGGTGGCGGCGACCTCGATGGAGCTGAGCCTGCGCTGGGCCGAGCGTTCGCGGCAGGCCTTCGACGATCTGCGGAACCCCAACTCGCTATTCGGCATCGTGCAGGGCAGTGTGTACGAGAACCTGCGGCGCCGCTCGGCCGAAGGCCTGGTCGGCATCGGCTTCGACGGCTATGCGGTGGGCGGGTTGGCGGTGGGCGAGCCGGAGGTTGAGCGCAACCACACCCTGGATTTCACCGTGCCGCTGCTGCCGGCGGACAAGCCGCGCTACCTGATGGGCGTGGGGCGGCCGGAAGATATCGTTGAGGCCGTGCGCCGCGGCATCGACATGTTCGACTGCGTCATGCCGACCCGCAACGCGCGCAACGGATTCCTGTTCACCGCCGAAGGCACGCTGCGCATCCGCAACGCCAAGTACGCGATGGACACGCGGGTGATCGAGGAAGGCTGCGACTGCTACGCCTGCGCCAGCGGCTTCAGTCGCGCCTACCTGCGCCACCTTGACCGCTGCAACGAGATCCTGGCCAGCCAGCTGGCCACGATGCACAACCTGCGGCATTACCAGCGGCTGATGGCGGGACTGCGGGAGGCCATCGCAGCCGGGGGGCTGGACGACTTCGTCGCCGCTTTCTACGCCAGGCGCGCGCGCCCCGAAGGTTGA
- the queA gene encoding tRNA preQ1(34) S-adenosylmethionine ribosyltransferase-isomerase QueA — MKKSDFDFQLPPELIAQAPLPERSASRLLLLDVERQTLQDRMFRDLPGLLRAGDLLVFNDTRVLPARLYGRKESGGAVEILLERVTGAHEAIAQLGVSKKPKEGGRIELADGSHAVVLGRDGQFFRLRFESPEPLERLLRRLGEMPLPPYIERHADDSDLERYQTVFAREPGAVAAPTAGLHFDKAMLDALRELGVEFGYVTLHVGAGTFQPVRADDIKDHQMHREWLNVGAGLVQQVRRTRARGGRVIAVGTTVVRALESACRDGELQPFAGDTQIFIFPGYRFSSIDGLITNFHLPQSTLLMLVSALAGRDFVLEAYRHAVAQRYRFFSYGDAMMILPRT; from the coding sequence TTGAAGAAGTCCGATTTCGATTTCCAGCTTCCGCCCGAACTGATTGCCCAGGCGCCGCTGCCCGAGCGCTCGGCCAGCCGCCTGCTGCTGCTGGACGTGGAGCGGCAGACCCTGCAGGACCGCATGTTCCGCGACCTGCCGGGACTGCTGCGCGCCGGCGATCTGCTGGTCTTCAACGACACGCGCGTGCTGCCGGCGCGCCTGTACGGGCGCAAGGAAAGCGGCGGTGCGGTGGAAATCCTGCTGGAGCGCGTGACCGGCGCGCACGAAGCCATCGCGCAGCTGGGCGTGAGCAAGAAGCCGAAGGAGGGCGGGCGCATCGAGCTGGCCGACGGCAGTCACGCCGTGGTGCTGGGGCGCGACGGGCAGTTCTTCCGCCTGCGCTTCGAATCGCCCGAGCCGCTGGAACGTCTGCTGCGCCGGCTCGGCGAGATGCCGCTGCCGCCGTACATCGAACGCCATGCCGACGACAGCGACCTGGAGCGCTACCAGACCGTATTCGCGCGCGAGCCCGGCGCGGTGGCAGCGCCCACTGCCGGGCTGCATTTCGACAAAGCCATGCTGGATGCGCTGCGCGAGCTGGGCGTGGAGTTCGGCTACGTCACTTTGCATGTCGGCGCCGGCACCTTCCAGCCGGTGCGCGCGGACGACATCAAGGACCATCAGATGCACCGCGAGTGGCTCAACGTCGGCGCGGGGCTGGTGCAGCAGGTGCGCCGGACGCGTGCGCGCGGCGGGCGGGTGATCGCGGTAGGCACCACGGTGGTACGCGCGCTGGAAAGCGCCTGTCGCGACGGCGAGCTGCAGCCGTTCGCCGGCGACACGCAGATCTTCATCTTTCCCGGCTATCGCTTCAGCAGCATCGACGGCCTGATCACCAACTTCCACCTGCCGCAATCGACCCTGCTGATGCTGGTATCCGCCCTGGCGGGGCGCGATTTCGTGCTCGAGGCCTACCGTCATGCGGTGGCGCAGCGGTACCGCTTCTTCTCCTACGGCGACGCCATGATGATCCTGCCGCGGACGTGA
- the yajC gene encoding preprotein translocase subunit YajC: MNLPTTFVIAQAAPAAGAPQGNPLVTFLPLILLFGVMYFLMIRPQMKRQKEHRAMVSALSKGDEVVTNGGMAGRVEEVGESFITLEIAANVKVKVQKGAVAQVLPKGSLKSS; encoded by the coding sequence ATGAATCTTCCGACCACTTTCGTGATCGCTCAGGCCGCTCCGGCCGCCGGTGCTCCCCAGGGGAACCCGCTGGTCACCTTCCTGCCGCTGATCCTGCTGTTCGGCGTGATGTACTTCCTGATGATCCGCCCGCAGATGAAGCGGCAGAAGGAACATCGCGCCATGGTCTCGGCCCTGTCCAAGGGCGACGAGGTGGTGACCAACGGCGGCATGGCCGGCCGCGTGGAGGAAGTGGGCGAGTCCTTCATCACCCTCGAGATCGCAGCCAATGTGAAGGTCAAGGTGCAGAAGGGTGCCGTGGCCCAGGTGCTGCCCAAGGGTTCGCTGAAGTCGTCCTGA